From one Tetragenococcus osmophilus genomic stretch:
- the ltrA gene encoding group II intron reverse transcriptase/maturase produces MRFIEKITSHQNITQAIEQVKKNKGAPGVDEMTADELDHYFYQHGHTLVQEIRSMTYRPKAVKRVYIPKSDGKQRPLGIPSVVDRVVQQATAQQLSRIFDVHFSETSYGFRPGRSAHQAIEKVLDYLNEGYEWLIDMDIEKYFDTVNHDQLISTLRERVKDRETLHLIRVFLKAGIMENGFVSPNETGVPQGGPLSPVLANIYLDKLDKELEARGLHFVRYADDTDIFVKSEMAANRVMKSITGWIERKLFLQINVTKTKVVRPTQSQFLGFTFWKNQKGWQCKPSKVSKTKLYDKTKEVLKRKHAVSRPLAVTFTKLNQIIRGWINYYRIGSMKTYLAKFGQWLRHKVRVIIIKQWKLPRRIYMNLQQLNRLFNCHFKKEDIYKVANSRLGWYRKCGMDVVNFTLSPKVLAIKKKDRPGLVDPLSYYLNKA; encoded by the coding sequence ATGAGATTCATTGAAAAGATTACGAGTCATCAAAATATCACGCAAGCCATCGAACAGGTCAAAAAGAATAAAGGGGCTCCGGGTGTTGATGAGATGACAGCCGATGAACTCGACCATTATTTCTATCAACATGGACATACCCTTGTTCAGGAGATTCGGTCGATGACCTACCGACCAAAGGCGGTTAAAAGAGTTTATATCCCTAAATCTGATGGGAAGCAAAGACCTTTAGGGATTCCAAGTGTGGTGGACCGTGTGGTGCAACAGGCAACTGCGCAACAATTAAGTCGCATCTTCGATGTCCACTTCAGCGAAACCAGTTATGGTTTCCGCCCGGGTCGAAGTGCTCATCAAGCGATTGAAAAAGTCCTTGATTACTTGAATGAAGGCTATGAATGGCTCATTGATATGGATATTGAGAAATATTTTGATACAGTTAATCATGATCAATTAATCTCGACCCTTAGAGAACGGGTCAAAGATAGAGAAACCCTTCATTTAATACGTGTTTTCTTAAAAGCAGGTATTATGGAGAATGGCTTCGTTAGCCCGAACGAAACCGGAGTTCCGCAAGGAGGTCCGTTAAGCCCAGTTTTAGCGAATATTTATCTGGATAAACTGGATAAAGAATTAGAAGCAAGGGGGCTGCATTTCGTTCGTTACGCGGATGATACGGATATTTTTGTCAAAAGCGAGATGGCAGCCAATCGAGTGATGAAATCTATTACTGGTTGGATTGAAAGAAAACTATTCTTGCAAATCAATGTCACAAAAACTAAGGTCGTACGACCGACACAAAGTCAATTTTTAGGATTTACCTTTTGGAAGAACCAAAAAGGTTGGCAGTGTAAACCGAGTAAAGTCAGTAAAACAAAACTCTATGACAAAACCAAAGAAGTTCTTAAAAGGAAACATGCCGTGTCGCGACCTTTAGCTGTGACATTTACAAAGCTGAACCAGATTATAAGAGGCTGGATCAATTACTACCGTATCGGCAGTATGAAAACCTATCTAGCGAAGTTTGGTCAATGGTTACGACATAAAGTCCGTGTCATTATTATAAAGCAATGGAAACTTCCGCGACGAATCTATATGAATTTACAACAATTGAATCGACTATTCAATTGTCATTTCAAGAAAGAAGACATTTATAAGGTCGCTAATTCTAGATTAGGTTGGTATAGGAAATGCGGGATGGACGTTGTCAACTTTACGTTAAGTCCGAAAGTTTTAGCCATAAAGAAAAAGGATCGACCTGGATTGGTTGATCCTTTATCCTACTATCTAAATAAAGCGTGA
- a CDS encoding AEC family transporter has protein sequence MGTIIIRAVGLFLIIVFAYFLKRVGFLHKDDGSSLSIIIMNVTLPAVVIINLANLDIESDLLLFVLIGFFWSILQIFISYFVTKKKSKTDQQFFIYCASGFNVGNFTLPFVQGFLPLGVPLISMFDTGNSIMLAGGTKVLSDRLTGQDTGVTFKSVLRQLFSSVPFTCYVVMLALRLISFDLPSGLLTILEPVADANVFLSMFMIGLYLELRLPRQDRNTVFQLLTLRYVMGLAFVGLFYLLPIAPLAKMVLCLLCVTPVPLFGVVNSVIAGVKEESVGVASSISFLISLPLMTLLLLLLGPTV, from the coding sequence ATGGGTACGATTATTATACGAGCTGTGGGATTATTTCTCATTATTGTATTTGCTTATTTTTTAAAGCGGGTTGGATTTTTACATAAAGATGATGGTTCTAGTTTGTCTATTATCATCATGAACGTTACGTTACCTGCTGTAGTGATCATTAACTTAGCCAATTTGGATATTGAAAGTGATTTATTGTTATTCGTACTGATCGGCTTTTTCTGGTCGATTTTACAAATTTTTATTAGTTATTTTGTGACGAAAAAGAAATCCAAAACAGACCAGCAATTTTTTATTTATTGCGCTAGCGGTTTTAATGTTGGAAACTTTACTTTACCTTTTGTGCAAGGATTCTTGCCATTAGGCGTTCCACTCATTTCTATGTTTGATACAGGAAATAGTATTATGCTTGCTGGAGGAACGAAGGTACTTAGTGATCGTCTGACAGGACAAGATACGGGGGTAACATTTAAAAGCGTGTTACGCCAATTATTTTCTTCTGTACCATTTACTTGCTATGTGGTGATGTTAGCTTTGCGTTTAATTTCTTTTGATCTACCTTCAGGTCTTTTAACGATTTTAGAACCTGTGGCTGATGCCAATGTTTTCTTATCCATGTTTATGATTGGACTTTACTTAGAATTGCGTTTGCCACGTCAAGACCGTAATACTGTATTTCAGTTATTAACTTTACGTTATGTTATGGGATTAGCTTTTGTTGGTTTGTTTTACTTGTTGCCAATCGCGCCTCTTGCTAAAATGGTATTGTGTTTACTCTGTGTAACGCCAGTGCCTTTATTTGGTGTGGTTAATTCCGTAATAGCTGGCGTCAAAGAAGAAAGTGTAGGCGTTGCTTCATCGATTAGTTTCTTAATCAGTCTACCTTTAATGACACTTTTATTATTATTGTTAGGTCCTACTGTTTAA
- a CDS encoding aldo/keto reductase: MILDETFQLANEIKIPKIGFGTWQTPPDDAYRATKYALDNGYKHVDTAYVYGNETNVGQAIKDASVDRNEIFVTTKVPAETDSYTQAMNNIDESLQRLGLAQVDLLLIHAPRPWSRIGEAREKDDEKNIQVWKALEDAYRDGKTRAIGVSNFNVDDLKNIIENGNFRPMVNQIKCYIGNLSTGTIEFCQNHSILVEGYSPLATGGILDNKRIQQIAEKYEKSIPQIAIRYLLQKDILPLPKSVHENYISENAKVDFSIEQEDMDELDRL; the protein is encoded by the coding sequence ATGATTTTAGATGAAACATTCCAACTAGCAAATGAGATAAAGATTCCGAAAATTGGTTTTGGAACTTGGCAAACACCACCTGATGATGCCTATCGCGCAACGAAGTACGCATTAGATAATGGGTATAAACATGTAGATACGGCTTATGTTTATGGCAATGAAACAAATGTTGGTCAAGCGATAAAAGATGCTTCGGTGGATCGCAATGAAATTTTTGTTACTACCAAAGTCCCAGCTGAAACAGATTCTTATACTCAAGCGATGAATAATATCGATGAATCCTTGCAACGTTTAGGCCTAGCTCAAGTTGATCTGTTACTGATCCATGCTCCTAGACCATGGAGTAGAATCGGAGAAGCACGGGAAAAAGACGACGAGAAAAATATACAAGTATGGAAAGCTTTAGAAGATGCTTATCGTGATGGCAAGACAAGAGCCATCGGCGTTTCCAACTTTAATGTGGATGATTTAAAAAATATTATTGAAAATGGTAATTTTCGACCTATGGTAAATCAGATTAAGTGCTACATTGGTAATTTAAGCACAGGAACGATCGAATTTTGTCAAAATCATTCGATCTTAGTGGAAGGCTATTCTCCTTTAGCAACAGGAGGAATCTTAGATAATAAACGTATTCAACAAATAGCGGAAAAATATGAGAAATCTATCCCGCAAATTGCGATTCGCTACTTATTGCAAAAAGATATATTACCATTGCCTAAATCTGTTCATGAAAATTATATTTCGGAAAACGCGAAAGTGGATTTTTCCATAGAACAAGAAGATATGGATGAATTAGATCGATTATAA
- the tyrS gene encoding tyrosine--tRNA ligase — MQSDFLQELKQRGLVHQATDEKALETKLNEESVKLYVGFDPTADSLHIGHLLPILMLRRFQQNGHVPIALVGGGTGMIGDPSFKDQERQLNPLATVQDWSNNIKRQLSQFIDFNNEKNPAIVANNYDWLGEMSLIDFLRDVGKNFTINYMMSKESVKRRIEAGISYTEFAYQLLQAYDFLKLYQKYGCLLQLGGSDQWGNITSGIELLHREEDVQGFGLTIPLITKADGKKFGKTEGNAIWLDANKTSPYEFYQFWLNTDDRDAVRFLKYFTFFSLDEIAKIEEEFNQAPETRVAQKALAKDVTTLVHGKEGYEQAKRISEALFSGSVKELNAQELDQAFAGVPAYEVDSDDPLNLVEMLITAGIDSSKRQAREDINNGAIYLNGDRIQDTNYEIQEADKLDGKTTVIRRGKKRYFILRF; from the coding sequence ATGCAATCAGACTTTTTACAAGAACTAAAGCAACGCGGTCTGGTTCATCAAGCAACTGATGAAAAAGCGTTAGAAACAAAATTAAACGAAGAGTCTGTAAAATTATATGTAGGCTTTGACCCTACTGCGGATAGTTTGCATATTGGTCATTTGTTACCAATTTTGATGCTTAGACGCTTCCAACAAAACGGCCATGTTCCTATTGCGCTTGTTGGTGGTGGAACAGGAATGATTGGAGATCCTTCATTTAAAGACCAAGAAAGACAATTAAATCCGTTAGCAACTGTACAAGATTGGTCGAATAATATTAAACGCCAATTATCCCAATTTATTGATTTTAATAATGAAAAAAATCCGGCGATTGTAGCCAATAACTATGATTGGTTAGGTGAGATGAGCTTAATAGATTTTTTAAGAGATGTTGGAAAAAACTTTACGATTAATTATATGATGAGTAAAGAAAGTGTAAAGCGTCGTATTGAAGCAGGAATTTCTTATACAGAATTTGCTTATCAATTATTACAAGCTTATGACTTTTTAAAATTATATCAAAAATACGGTTGTCTTTTACAATTAGGCGGTAGCGATCAATGGGGAAATATTACTTCCGGCATTGAGTTATTACACCGTGAAGAAGATGTACAAGGCTTTGGCCTGACGATTCCGCTGATTACTAAAGCCGATGGCAAAAAATTTGGAAAAACAGAAGGCAACGCGATTTGGCTGGATGCTAACAAAACAAGTCCTTATGAATTTTATCAATTTTGGTTAAATACAGATGATCGTGATGCTGTTAGATTTTTAAAATACTTTACTTTCTTTAGTTTGGACGAAATTGCAAAAATCGAAGAAGAATTTAACCAAGCGCCTGAAACAAGAGTCGCACAAAAAGCCTTAGCAAAAGATGTAACTACCTTAGTTCATGGTAAAGAAGGGTACGAGCAAGCCAAACGAATCTCAGAAGCATTGTTTAGTGGTTCGGTAAAAGAACTAAATGCTCAAGAACTCGATCAAGCTTTTGCTGGAGTTCCTGCTTATGAAGTAGATTCAGACGATCCTTTGAATTTGGTGGAAATGTTAATTACAGCTGGCATCGATTCTTCCAAACGTCAAGCAAGAGAAGATATCAATAACGGAGCGATTTACCTTAATGGCGATCGTATCCAAGATACAAATTATGAAATTCAAGAGGCAGATAAACTCGATGGGAAAACCACAGTTATCCGTCGCGGTAAAAAAAGATATTTTATATTACGTTTTTAA
- a CDS encoding histidine phosphatase family protein, whose protein sequence is MSKKLYLMRHGETLFNQLKKVQGACDSPLTTLGQEQAKQARNYFRQKQIQFAGRYASTQERACDTMEMIQPNSFYTRKKGLKEWNFGFYEGAPEYLNPPHKSGQESYGDFFLDYGGESVDQVEQRMTTTLTQIMEDLEGENALAVSSGGALFSFYLKWRQEKDRRPTFSNCCILVYTYQEGQFYLQTSIDPGK, encoded by the coding sequence ATGAGTAAGAAACTTTATCTGATGCGTCATGGAGAAACGCTGTTTAACCAGTTGAAAAAGGTTCAAGGAGCTTGTGATTCTCCCTTAACTACATTGGGCCAAGAACAGGCCAAACAAGCAAGAAATTATTTTAGGCAAAAACAAATTCAATTTGCGGGAAGGTACGCTTCCACCCAAGAAAGAGCTTGTGACACCATGGAAATGATTCAACCTAATTCTTTTTACACTCGGAAAAAAGGATTGAAAGAGTGGAACTTTGGTTTTTACGAAGGGGCTCCTGAATATTTAAATCCACCTCATAAATCTGGGCAAGAAAGTTACGGTGACTTCTTTTTAGACTATGGAGGTGAATCCGTTGATCAAGTCGAACAACGGATGACCACAACGCTTACCCAAATCATGGAGGATTTAGAAGGAGAAAATGCGTTAGCAGTGAGTAGTGGAGGTGCGCTCTTTTCGTTTTATTTAAAGTGGCGCCAAGAAAAAGATCGACGTCCCACTTTTTCTAACTGTTGTATTTTAGTGTATACCTATCAAGAGGGTCAATTTTATTTACAAACAAGCATTGATCCGGGAAAGTAG
- a CDS encoding YneF family protein, which yields MSIGYVILIAVLALVIGAIGGFFLARKYMEDYMKKNPPINEDMLRTMMMSMGQKPSEKKIRQMMQQMKNQK from the coding sequence ATGTCAATCGGTTATGTAATCTTGATTGCAGTGCTCGCTTTAGTTATCGGTGCGATTGGCGGTTTCTTTTTGGCACGCAAATACATGGAAGACTATATGAAAAAAAACCCACCCATCAACGAAGATATGTTACGCACAATGATGATGTCAATGGGACAAAAACCTTCTGAAAAGAAAATTCGTCAAATGATGCAACAAATGAAAAATCAGAAATAA
- the ltrA gene encoding group II intron reverse transcriptase/maturase: MRFIEKITSHQNITQAIEQVKKNKGAPGVDEMTVDELDHYFYQHGHTLVQEIRSMTYRPKAVKRVYIPKSDGKQRPLGIPSVVDRVVQQATAQQLSRIFDVHFSETSYGFRPGRSASAHQAIEKVLDYLNEGYEWLIDMDIEKYFDTVNHDQLISTLRERVKDRETLHLIRVFLKAGIMENGFVSPNETGVPQGGPLSPVLANIYLDKLDKELEARGLHFVRYADDTDIFVKSEMAANRVMKSITGWIERKLFLQINVTKTKVVRPTQSQFLGFTFWKNQKGWQCKPSKVSKTKLYDKTKEVLKRKHAVSRPLAVTFTKLNQIIRGWINYYRIGSMKTYLAKFGQWLRHKVRVIIIKQWKLPRRIYMNLQQLNRLFNCHFKKEDIYKVANSRLGWYRKCGMDVVNFTLSPKVLAIKKKDRPGLVDPLSYYLNKA; the protein is encoded by the coding sequence ATGAGATTCATTGAAAAGATTACGAGTCATCAAAATATCACGCAAGCCATCGAACAGGTCAAAAAGAATAAAGGGGCTCCGGGTGTTGATGAGATGACAGTCGATGAACTCGACCATTATTTCTATCAACATGGACATACCCTTGTTCAGGAGATTCGGTCGATGACCTACCGACCAAAGGCGGTTAAAAGAGTTTATATCCCTAAATCTGATGGGAAGCAAAGACCTTTAGGGATTCCAAGTGTGGTGGACCGTGTGGTGCAACAGGCAACTGCGCAACAATTAAGTCGCATCTTCGATGTCCACTTCAGCGAAACCAGTTATGGTTTCCGCCCGGGTCGAAGTGCAAGTGCTCATCAAGCGATTGAAAAAGTCCTTGATTACTTGAATGAAGGCTATGAATGGCTCATTGATATGGATATTGAGAAATATTTTGATACAGTTAATCATGATCAATTAATCTCGACCCTTAGAGAACGGGTCAAAGATAGAGAAACCCTTCATTTAATACGTGTTTTCTTAAAAGCAGGTATTATGGAGAATGGCTTCGTTAGCCCGAACGAAACCGGAGTTCCGCAAGGAGGTCCGTTAAGCCCAGTTTTAGCGAATATTTATCTGGATAAACTGGATAAAGAATTAGAAGCAAGGGGGCTGCATTTCGTTCGTTACGCGGATGATACGGATATTTTTGTCAAAAGCGAGATGGCAGCCAATCGAGTGATGAAATCTATTACTGGTTGGATTGAAAGAAAACTATTCTTGCAAATCAATGTCACAAAAACTAAGGTCGTACGACCGACACAAAGTCAATTTTTAGGATTTACCTTTTGGAAGAACCAAAAAGGTTGGCAGTGTAAACCGAGTAAAGTCAGTAAAACAAAACTCTATGACAAAACCAAAGAAGTTCTTAAAAGGAAACATGCCGTGTCGCGACCTTTAGCTGTGACATTTACAAAGCTGAACCAGATTATAAGAGGCTGGATCAATTACTACCGTATCGGCAGTATGAAAACCTATCTAGCGAAGTTTGGTCAATGGTTACGACATAAAGTCCGTGTCATTATTATAAAGCAATGGAAACTTCCGCGACGAATCTATATGAATTTACAACAATTGAATCGACTATTCAATTGTCATTTCAAGAAAGAAGACATTTATAAGGTCGCTAATTCTAGATTAGGTTGGTATAGGAAATGCGGGATGGACGTTGTCAACTTTACGTTAAGTCCGAAAGTTTTAGCCATAAAGAAAAAGGATCGACCTGGATTGGTTGATCCTTTATCCTACTATCTAAATAAAGCGTGA
- a CDS encoding deoxyribonuclease IV, translated as MLIGSHVSMKGKKMFLGSAEEAASYHSSTFMIYTGAPQNTRRKAIDEMRIDEGKDYMKEHGLSNIVVHAPYIVNLGNTNKPEMFKFAIEFLQDEIQRAEALGANQITLHPGSHVGAGAKAGIAQIVKGLNEALDKNQKAQIALETMAGKGTEIGRSFEELASIIDGVTLNDKLSVTLDTCHASDAGYNIRDDFDGVLEEFDQVIGLDRLKVVHINDSKNEQGTHKDRHTNIGFGTIGFDALNKVAHHEQLANLPKILETPWVGEDKKDKKPPYGYEIAMLRKGKFDSDMLKKIQQQ; from the coding sequence ATGTTAATAGGTTCGCACGTTTCTATGAAAGGCAAAAAAATGTTTTTAGGTTCTGCAGAAGAAGCCGCTAGTTATCATTCTTCGACTTTTATGATTTATACAGGTGCCCCGCAAAACACTCGTAGAAAAGCAATTGACGAGATGCGTATTGATGAAGGCAAAGACTATATGAAAGAGCATGGGTTGTCTAATATTGTTGTTCATGCACCTTATATTGTGAATTTGGGAAATACCAATAAGCCAGAAATGTTTAAGTTTGCTATTGAGTTTTTACAAGATGAAATTCAACGAGCCGAAGCACTAGGCGCTAATCAGATTACGTTACACCCTGGTTCTCATGTAGGCGCAGGCGCTAAGGCGGGGATTGCTCAAATCGTAAAAGGTTTAAATGAAGCATTAGATAAAAATCAAAAAGCGCAAATCGCCTTAGAAACCATGGCGGGTAAAGGAACCGAAATTGGACGTTCTTTTGAAGAACTTGCTAGTATTATCGATGGTGTTACATTAAATGATAAGCTTTCGGTAACTCTTGATACTTGCCATGCTAGCGACGCTGGCTACAATATTCGTGATGATTTTGATGGCGTATTAGAAGAGTTTGACCAAGTGATTGGTTTAGATAGATTAAAAGTTGTTCATATCAATGATTCTAAAAATGAACAAGGAACGCATAAAGACCGTCATACGAATATTGGTTTTGGTACTATCGGTTTTGACGCTTTAAATAAGGTTGCTCACCATGAGCAATTAGCTAACCTGCCTAAAATTTTGGAAACTCCTTGGGTAGGCGAAGATAAGAAAGATAAAAAACCACCTTACGGATATGAAATTGCTATGCTTCGTAAGGGGAAATTTGATTCGGATATGTTAAAAAAAATTCAACAACAGTAG
- a CDS encoding MurR/RpiR family transcriptional regulator, protein MLLSEKMEETSFSSAEKNVIHYILTDYTKIEDTTVKEIAEKTFVHPSTLIRVAKKLGFHGWNDFKAAFLKEQYYLHNHFVETDANVPFQENDGILAIAQKIASLEQATISDTLSLLEHKELQKATELLYQSKQIKIFTSNANLLISQDFALKMRRIKKQTSAAETIGEHVYEAYSTDENTCILMISYTGENEMLKRILPILKQQGATIIALTGIGDNTLARFSDSHLRLATREKLYSKIGSYTTSTSISYLLDILYSTVFAKNYQKNMAHLIAIGEEYDDRTSTSPVMHESNPPKIQVTDAIMPN, encoded by the coding sequence ATGTTATTAAGTGAAAAAATGGAAGAAACTTCTTTTTCTTCAGCTGAAAAAAATGTCATTCATTATATTCTTACAGATTATACTAAAATAGAAGATACCACCGTAAAAGAAATTGCCGAAAAAACATTCGTCCATCCTTCTACGTTAATTCGTGTAGCTAAAAAATTAGGTTTTCATGGATGGAATGATTTTAAAGCAGCCTTTTTAAAAGAACAATACTACCTGCACAACCATTTTGTAGAGACAGATGCGAATGTACCTTTTCAAGAAAATGACGGAATTCTAGCAATTGCGCAAAAAATTGCATCTTTAGAACAAGCAACGATTTCTGATACCCTTTCTTTGTTAGAACATAAAGAATTGCAAAAAGCGACTGAGCTATTATACCAATCCAAACAAATTAAAATTTTTACTTCGAACGCAAATCTCCTAATTTCACAAGATTTTGCGTTAAAAATGCGTAGAATTAAAAAGCAAACAAGCGCGGCAGAAACGATTGGTGAACATGTCTATGAAGCCTATAGTACAGACGAAAATACTTGTATCCTGATGATTTCTTATACTGGTGAAAACGAGATGCTCAAACGAATTTTACCTATTTTAAAACAACAAGGAGCAACAATTATTGCATTAACAGGGATTGGAGATAATACTTTGGCGAGATTTTCTGACAGTCATTTACGTTTGGCTACTCGAGAAAAACTTTATTCAAAAATTGGTAGTTATACAACAAGTACCTCGATTTCTTATTTATTAGATATTTTATACAGTACGGTTTTTGCTAAAAATTATCAAAAAAATATGGCTCATCTAATTGCTATCGGTGAAGAATACGATGACCGCACCAGTACTTCCCCGGTTATGCATGAAAGTAATCCACCCAAAATCCAAGTGACTGATGCGATTATGCCAAATTAA